Proteins encoded by one window of Blautia luti:
- a CDS encoding VOC family protein yields the protein MDLKEQLNGIQHIGIPTNDIEKTIDFYQTLGFEIAFRTVNEEVDEKVAFLKLNTLVVETYENKAAKMEAGAIDHMAIDVKDIEKVYEMINQAGLNTTNDTVHFLPFWENGVKFFTIEGPNKEKVEFSQYL from the coding sequence ATGGATTTAAAAGAACAGCTGAATGGAATTCAGCATATTGGAATTCCGACCAATGATATTGAAAAGACCATTGATTTTTATCAGACTCTGGGATTCGAAATTGCTTTTCGTACAGTAAATGAGGAAGTAGATGAAAAGGTTGCTTTTCTGAAATTAAATACACTTGTTGTTGAGACATATGAGAATAAAGCAGCTAAGATGGAAGCCGGTGCCATCGATCATATGGCGATTGATGTAAAAGATATTGAAAAAGTATATGAAATGATCAATCAGGCAGGATTAAATACAACCAACGATACCGTTCATTTTCTTCCCTTCTGGGAAAACGGGGTAAAGTTCTTTACAATTGAGGGACCGAATAAAGAGAAGGTTGAGTTCAGCCAGTATTTATAA